The genomic interval ATTCGCCGACCGGGTTGAAACCGACGTTCACGGCAATTCACATGCGGTGATCAATTCCGGCGGAAAAGTCAAAGTGATGCTGGCCGGTCACTACGACGAAATCGGCTTCCTGATTTCCCATATCGACGACAAAGGGTTTCTCTGGATTGCCCCGATCGGCGGCTGGGATCCGCAGATCGCGCAGGGCCAGCGGGTGGATATCATCGGCAACGGCGGCAAAGTGGTGCGCGGAGCGGTCGGCAAAATCGCCATTCACCTGCAGGAAGCTGAACAGCGCAAAAAGGTTTCCGAAATCAAAGACCTCTGGGTCGATATCGGCGTGAAGAACAAAAAAGAAGCAGAAGCGCTGGTCAGTATCGGCGACCCTCTGGTCATCCAATACGGCTTTGAAGAACTGCAAAACGGCCGCGCCGTCGGTCGCGCCTTTGACGACCGGGCCGGAGCCTTCGCGATTCTGGAGGCGGGCCGCCTGCTCGCCAAAATGAGCACACAGTGCGAAGTGCATGTCGTGGCGACCGTTCAGGAAGAAATCGGCCTGCGCGGGGCGCGGACGGCGGCGTTCGGTATCGAACCGGATGTCGGTATTGCTGTGGATGTCACCTTCGCCACCGACCATCCGAACATCGGCAACGTACTGCATCAGGAAGGTAAAGTGGAACTCGACGGCGGACCGGTCGTCACCCGCGGCCCGAACATCAATCACAAGCTGTTCGACCTGATTATTAAAACCGCCAAAGAAGAAAAAATCCCGGTGCAGATCGTCGCTGAAGCGCGCGGCACCGGAACCGACGCCAACGCCATTCAACTTAACCGTGCCGGTGTCGCCACCGCGCTCATCAGCATTCCGCTGCGCTACATGCACAGTCCGTGCGAACTGCTGAGTCTCGCCGATCTGGAAGCTGTTTCTAAACTGCTGGCCGCCGTGGTCGCTAAAATCACTCCGCGCACCAACTTCATTCCGTTCTAAAATGAGCGCCCCCGACACTCTGCGTATTTTTCCGGAACAGTGGCTAAACCCGATTGATTTCCGGAACAGCTTCGATCAGCCGGAACGCCCGTTCGAAATCGACCTCGGCTGCGGCAAAGGCCGGTTCCTGCTGGCGCGCGCGCGCAAGTTTACGGAAACCAATATTCTCGGAATCGACCGCCTGATGAATCGTATCAAGCGGCTTGATAAAAAAATCGTGCGGCACGGTCTGTTCAACGCCCGCGTCCTGCGCGGCGACGGTTATTACACCGTCACGTATCTCGTGCCGCCGGAAAGCGTGGACACCTATTACGTTTTCTATCCCGATCCGTGGCCGAAAGGAAAGCACCACCACAACCGCATCTTCAACGAACTGTTCATGGATGCCATCGCACGCACGCTGAAGCCCGGCGGAAAACTCCACGCCTCAACCGACCACCTGCCCTACTTTCAGGAAATCTGCAAACTGATTAAAGCCGACAGCCGCTTCGAAGAAACTGAAACCTTCGTTCCGTCCGAGGATGAAGTGTCCGATTTTGAACTGATCTTCGCCCACAAAACACCCGGCCGCTGTTCGTTCGTCCGGAAATGACGAAGGAAAGCGTTAATAATGCGGCGGGCGGTCGTGGCCGCCGATGTCGTTTGATTCGGAGCTGGCGGCGAGTTTTTCTTCGAGGAGTTCAACCCGGGCCGTTAGCCGCTTGACCTCAAGTTGTTGCTGGTACATCTCCGCGCTAAGATCCTCCAGCATCCGGCTCTGATCCGAATAAAGCATTTCCAACTTGGTCAGCCGATTTTCCATACGATCAGCCGCCGTAGGTTTCTTCGTAGTCGGCCTGCGCGGCTTTGATCACTTCTTTGGCCCGATCGGCACCATAGAGTTCGATCACCTGCACATTGGCTTCGCCGCCAGCGGGACGTTTGTAGGTTTCAAAATAGTGGAGCAGGCGGTCGAGCAGAACCTTGCGAACCT from Kiritimatiellaceae bacterium carries:
- a CDS encoding SlyX family protein, with translation MENRLTKLEMLYSDQSRMLEDLSAEMYQQQLEVKRLTARVELLEEKLAASSESNDIGGHDRPPHY
- a CDS encoding M42 family metallopeptidase; protein product: MNKTSKQFLADMINAISPSGYEHCAAAVWKEYAKPFADRVETDVHGNSHAVINSGGKVKVMLAGHYDEIGFLISHIDDKGFLWIAPIGGWDPQIAQGQRVDIIGNGGKVVRGAVGKIAIHLQEAEQRKKVSEIKDLWVDIGVKNKKEAEALVSIGDPLVIQYGFEELQNGRAVGRAFDDRAGAFAILEAGRLLAKMSTQCEVHVVATVQEEIGLRGARTAAFGIEPDVGIAVDVTFATDHPNIGNVLHQEGKVELDGGPVVTRGPNINHKLFDLIIKTAKEEKIPVQIVAEARGTGTDANAIQLNRAGVATALISIPLRYMHSPCELLSLADLEAVSKLLAAVVAKITPRTNFIPF
- the trmB gene encoding tRNA (guanosine(46)-N7)-methyltransferase TrmB; the protein is MSAPDTLRIFPEQWLNPIDFRNSFDQPERPFEIDLGCGKGRFLLARARKFTETNILGIDRLMNRIKRLDKKIVRHGLFNARVLRGDGYYTVTYLVPPESVDTYYVFYPDPWPKGKHHHNRIFNELFMDAIARTLKPGGKLHASTDHLPYFQEICKLIKADSRFEETETFVPSEDEVSDFELIFAHKTPGRCSFVRK